The Rhodopirellula halodulae genome includes the window GGACAACGATCAGGTCATCAAGGTTCCGCTGGAAAAACTTAGCGAGAAGGACGTGGAGTTTGCAAAGACGTTTGGTGTCGCCAAACGCATCGAATGAATGAACACGATGTGAATGAAGACGATGGCTTTGAAGGCAGTCTGCACGTCACTGGCTGTCTTTGATTCCCAGTCCGTGTTCCATCACCATCCGCCTCGAGTAAGCCAGGATCTCCACACCGATCTCGGCGACAATGATGCGACCCTTCGCGAGCCACGCGGCCGCGAACGACCACACGGCAATCCATTCGGCCCAGAACAGAAAATTGTACTCGTTCAACCACGTCTTCCAGTCCGATGGCAGCAGAACCAAATAGGCTCCCATGGCGAAGGTGGTTGCGAGAATGGTCAAACCACTGGACCTGAATACAAGCGATCGTTCAAACAGATGCGACTCGGCTTCGCGCGCGGAATCACGAGGAAAGTGGTAGAGCGAATAGAACGCCAGCACGAGGAAGAACACCACGCCGCTGAATGAATGGATGTAGCCGACCACGGACTTTTGAACCAACGGGTCGCTGTTGTAGTCGAGCGGGAACAGAGCGATCCCAATCGCGGCCACCGCACCGATGTTCGCGGTCCAATTCTCGACGCGATCGTAGCCGCAGTAGCAGAACAAAAAGATCCCGATGGCGCACAGTGTTCCCACAAACACATCACGCAGTGGCGTGTGGTAGTAGCTGCTCATGTTTTCTTGAAATTCGATCCCGAGCAGCCATCCACCCGGACCCAACACCAGCGGAAGAATCAACCCGCTGAGCCCGATCGCACGGCGAATGTCGAGGTACGACAGCACCAGTCGGTCCACCACGACCGACGACGTCGTATCAGGTTCATGCGTCGGAGACGATTCATTCATGCGGGGGATAACCATCGCGTTGGTCGCGGTGAAACGAAGACAGAGCCAGCATGGTGGGAAACAGAGTGACTGATGTCCAGTACAACGATTGGACGCGAATTCCCATGGCGTTCCAAATCAATCTATACTGCGGGAAACCACTCACCATGCATGAATGAGAATTGCACCGATTTGTTGAGTGCTCATCGAAGCCGACCTGGTGACCCGTGGTTTCCCACCTTCCTTCCTACCTCCCCGGTTGCCGCGTTTCTCCAACTTAGGCGGCCTTCCACCACCACGCAGATTGCGGATTCGCTTTTCTCGAATGCGTGTGCTCTTCACTGAGACTCACGCACGGATCGCGAATGCTTGCTCGCTTCACTCCATCGCAGGATCAGCTTCATGGACACACGATTTGAACTGCTCGCCGCCAATCAACAACGCGACCGACGTTTGTTCTTGAAAGCGGGGGCGGCGATGGGGATGGCGGCGATCACACGTCCCGTGATGGCGGACGCATCCGCTTCCACCTCGCCCAATGAGACCATTCGGGTCGGCGTGATGGGGGTGAACAATCGAGGAGCCGCGCTGGCGAAAGGCTTTGTCAGCAATCCGGACACCGATGTCGTTGCAATCTGTGACGTTGATTCCAGGGCACTTGACCGTGTGGTCAAACAGGTGAGTGACACTCAAGCCAACTCGCCCAAACGTTTTGTCGATGTGCGAAAGATGCTCGACGAAGCGGAACTCGATGCCATCGTGGTTGCCGCGCCCAATCACTGGCACGCACCGGCAACGATTTTGGGGTGTGCCGCAGGCAAGCATGTTTACGTCGAAAAGCCGTGCAGCCAGACCGCTGAGGAAGGCGAGCTGGCGGTGCAAGCGGCACGGAAGCACAACCGAGTGGTTCAGATGGGATCGCAGCGGCGTAGTTGGCCAGCGATTCAGCAGGCGATCGAGTTGGTGCACTCCGGCGGAATCGGAAAGGTGTCCTATTCGCGGACTTGGTACAACAATCGACGCCCTTCGATCGGTCACGGTCAGTCGACCAGTGTTCCCAGTTGGTTGAACTGGGATTTGTGGCAAGGGCCCGCCCCGCGAAAAGAGTATGTTGACAACGTTGTGCACTACAACTGGCATTGGCGTTGGCACTGGGGCAACGGTGAATTGGGCAACAACGGGATCCACATGTTGGATTTGGCTCGTTGGGGATTGCAAGTGACCACGCCCAATCGCGTTCGTGCTGGCGGCGGCAAGTATCGGCATGAGGATGATCAACAAACGCCGGACACCATGATGGTGACCTACGATTTCCCCGAGAACAAAACAGCGACGTGGGAAGGTTTGAGTTGGTCACCTCTCGGGCCGCACGATGCTGCCGTTGGAGTGAGTTTCCACGGAACGGAAGGTTCGATCGTTCTTCGTGGTAATGGATTCACGCGATTTGATGAGAGAAATAAAGAAGTCGAAACCGTGAACGGTGAAGCGGGCGATGCGACGCATTTGGCGGATTTTGTGGACGCCATCCAAAACGGGCGGCATCCCAATGCCGACATCCTGGAAGCTCATCGCAGCACATTGCTTTGTCACCTGGGCAACATCGCTTACCGAACCGGGAACGCATTGGAAATCGATTCGACCACAGGAAAGCCCGTTGGCAATGACGAAGCGTTGTCGATGTGGGGACGCGAGTACGAACCGGGGTGGAAGCCCGTCATTGGATGAGACTTAGCCGAACAGACAGTACGATTTGATTCGATGTGCAGAGAGGAACCTGATGATGCGGCGTTTGATTGATTGGATGAGTTTGGTGTTGGTGCTGATGCTGGGGATCTCGGCCGAGGCAAAAGAGAGCGACGTGATTCGAATTGGAATCATTGGTTTGGACACATCGCATTCCCCCGCGTTCGTGAAGGAGTTTAATGCGGATCACAACGAAGATGACCCTCTGGCGGGTTTCCGTGTTGTCGCGGCGTACCCCTATGGCAGTTCGCAAATCGAATCCAGTGCTAGCCGAATTCCGGCGTACACCGAACAGGTCAAAGGAATGGGCGTGGCGATCGTCGATTCCATCGATGCTTTGCTGGAGCAGGTCGACTGTGTGCTCTTAGAAACCAACGATGGCACCCTGCACCACGAACAAGCACTGGCCGTATTTCGCGCGGGCAAGCCGGTCTACATCGATAAACCCGTTGGATCGAACTTGGCCGAAGTGTTAGCGATCTACGACGCGGCAGAACATTTTCAGGTGCCGATGTTTTCGAGCTCTTCCCTGCGATACAGCAACGGTGCCCAGTCCATTCGCGAGGGAGCCGTGGGGGCAGTGCTTGGTTGCAGTGCCCATAGCCCATGCAAGCTGGAGCCTTCTCATGTGGATTTGTACTGGTACGGAATCCACGGTGTCGAAATTCTTTACACCTGCATGGGAACGGGCTGCGAAGCCGTGTCGCACGTATCCACCGACGAGTTTGAATTGGCAGTGGGGCGTTGGGGCGACGGTCGCATCGGAACGTTTCGTGGCATTCGCGCGGGATCGTCGGGATACGGAGGACTGGTCTATGGCGAAAAGGCCATTCGCGAAATCGGGAAGTACGACGGTTACCGACCCTTGCTCGTCGAGATTGCCGAGTTCTTTCGGACGAAGACCTCGCCGATTCAGCGGGATGAAACGATTGAGTTGTACGCGTTCATGCAGGCTGCTTGGGCCAGCAAACGAAATGGTGGCCAACCGGTGACCATCGATTCCGTGATGGAAGAGGCGCAAGGCCGGGCTCGTGAGATGAATGCTTCCTTGTACAGGTAAAAAGCACTGTACTGAACGATGCGGTTGGGATCGGAACGACAAGTTTTCCGAGGTACGGCCCGCAAAATATCGCCCAGAAAACAGCACCCTTGTGGGTGGGTTCGAATGTTCTTTCTGGGGTTTTTGTCGGATTCAGAGACCCATTTCTTCGTTAGCGGCGTTTGCTTGAATATAACGAATGCGAAAATATCGCATGCCGGGTGGTGTTGTGTGCGTCTCTTTGGCGTCGCCAACTGCCCTTCGTATCAATTTCAACCAAAGGTCGTTCGTTAAATGTACACAAGTTCACAATCACGACGCGGTTTCACTTTGGTGGAACTGCTCGTAGTGATCGCCATCATTGGTGTCTTGGTGGGGCTATTGTTGCCCGCCGTTCAAGCCGCACGCGAAGCCGCACGACGGATGTCTTGCAGCAACAATTTCAAGCAATTGGGATTGGCGATGCACAACTACCACAGTGCCTACAACGCGATTCCGATGCACGGTGTGGGGACGGATGTGGGGGATACAAGTCACAATTGGTGGACCGGATACACCAACCACAACTACTGGCGTTTGAGCGCTTTGGTCGGCTTGACGCCATTCATGGAGCAACAGGCTCTGTGGGAGCAAATTTCCAATCCCAACTCGGAACGAGTTGACGGCAACGCCGGAGCTGGCATTGGAGTGCCGACCAATCCGTGGCCACCGATGGGGCCAACTCCTGACAACGTGCAATACAAACCTTGGTCGACGGAATTGCCGACTCTGCGTTGCCCAAGTGATCCCGGCAGTGGTTTGCCCAGTTTGGGCCGCACCAACTACGCCATGTCGATGGGGGATTCGTTTTGGTTGACCATGCACGGTGCCCTGCGGCCGTCGAACCCCGGTCTTGCCAGCAGCTATGCACAGGAGTCCCGAGCGGCCGGGCGTGGTTTCTTTGTGATGCACGGACAGCAAAAGTTCCGTGATGTGTTGGATGGTTTGTCCAACACGATCGCCATGGCGGAAGTTGCGACGGACCTTGCCGATTTGGATGTCCGCACTCGGGGGAAAACACACTCGGGCGGTCAGGGTGCCCAAGCATCGATGCGTGACAACCCGCGTTTGTGCATCGAGGACGGTTCACCAATGATTGACCCGAATCGCCCTCAATTCTGGGTGGATGGGGGCATTGAGTCCCCGATCAAAGGCCGTGGATTCCGTTGGGCCGATTCGCAAAACGCTCAAAGCAATGTGCACACCATTTTGCCGCCCAATGCCGCGTTGTGTGTGCCGCACGATTCGAACGGTAGCTCGATCATGACCGCGTCCAGTCGCCACCAAGGCGGCGTGCACGTTTTGATGGGTGACGGGGCGGTGAAGTTCATCACGTCCTCCATCGATGCGGGCAACCAGAACAATCCTGTGGTCTACTTGGGCGGCAACGCTGCCAACCGAAACAGCCCAGGATCAAAGAGTCCGTTTGGTTTGTGGGGCTCGCTTGGAACACGTGCCGCGCGAGAAGTCATCGACGGCGAATTCTGAGTCTCGATTGCAATTCGAAGTAACTGGCCGGATGGCGAGCTGATCACAGGTCGCCATCCGGCTTTTTCGTTTCTGAAGATTAGTTGTTGCAAAGGTTCCGGTATTTCTACGCAAAAGTTCAAGAAAATTTGGAAAAAGTTCTCGTTCTTTTGACACCGGTTTCACCTGTGTTTTAGTCGTTTAACGAGGTGGACTGCGACCATAAAGAGGCTCTGTGGCACCTCGTTGCTCGTAATGAGCGTGTGAGATTTTTCGTCGAGCGGAATAATCGAAATGTGGGACAGATGTTCCTGTCCTTCATTCGCATTTCTATCGAGGAAACATTTCGATGACACGAAACATTCGACGCCGTGAAGGCTTTACGTTGGTCGAGCTGTTGGTGGTGATCGCCATCATCGGCGTGCTGGTGGGATTGTTGCTTCCCGCCGTGCAAGCAGCTCGCGAAGCCGCAAGACGGATGAGCTGCAGCAACAACTTCAAGCAACTCGGTTTGGCAATTCACAATTACCATTCCGCTTATAACGGCAACCCGATCCAGGGTGTGGGGACGGACGCGGGGGACGGTTCGCACAATTGGTGGACCAGCTACACGACCCATAACTACTGGCGTTTGAATGCGTTGGTCGGGATGACTCCGTTCATGGAGCAACAGAGCCTGTGGGAGCAAATCACCAATCCCAACTCGCAGCGAACGGACGGCAACACCGGAGCCGGTATTGGCACGCCAACCAATCCCTGGCCGCCGATGGGACCGACTCCGCAAAACATTCAGTACATCCCTTGGACGACCGAAATTCCGACGCTCCGTTGTCCAAGTGACCCGGGCAAAGGTTTGCCAAGTCTGGGGCGAACCAATTACGCCGTTTGCGTTGGTGATTCGTTTTGGCGTTCCATGCATGGTCATTTGCGTCCCGCCAACCCAGGTGCGGCAAACAACTTTAGCCAACACTCACGGGCCGCCAACCGCGGTTTCTTCGTGAAGCACTTGCAAACTCGATTCCGCGATGTTCTTGACGGTTTGTCGAACACGATCGCGATGGGTGAAATCGCGACGGATCTTGGCGACTTTGACAATCGGACGCGAGCGAAACGCCACCCCGATCGTCAGCCTGCTCAAACTGCGATTCGTCAGAATCCCCGACTCTGTATCGAGGACGGAACGATGATCGATCCACAGCGTCCGCAATTTTGGACTCCGGGTGCATTGGAAGGCGCGAGTAAGGGACGCGGGTTCCGCTGGGCTGATTGCCAAAACGCTCAATCGCAAGTGCACACAATTTTGCCACCCAACAGTCCCACCTGTATCCCTCACGATTCAAACGGCCCGTCGATCATGACTGTGTCCAGCCGCCACCAAGGCGGTGCTCACGTCTTGATGGGTGATGGAGCGGTGAAGTTCATCACGTCGTCGATTGAATCAGGCAACCAAAACAATCCCGTCGTTTGGCGAAACGGCAACGACGCCAACAACAACCAGCCGGGAGCGAAAAGTCCGTATGGTTTGTGGGGAGCCCTTGGTTCACGTGGTGCACGTGAGGTGATTGACGGGGAATTTTGATCCGCTCGCAAGGGATCATTTTCGAATTCGTTATGAATCGCTGCGTCTGAACTCTAACGCAGCTGACCGGCCAAATAAAAACGCCACGTTGTTTTCAACGTGGCGTTTTGCGTTGGCTCATGCTGTGAAACTCACTGCGAAGCTTCCATGCCCTCTTGGGCAGCTTTCTCTTCTTCTGCGATCATTCGCTCGTATTCTTGGATCGCATCCAAGTCTTCTGAATCGACCACGCTAGCAGCTTCGTCCGAGCCACAGCCCGTGAATCCGCCGATCCCCAAAGCGATCATGGAGGTGAGGCACACGGCGCGAAAAACATTGTTCATTTGACTGACCATCAAGTGGGAGGGGCGGTTGCTTCGACATCGGCAAGGAATGCTGGGAAGCAATGCAAAATCACTTGAATTCCGCTGGCCTCTTCTGTGGGTAACCAAGAAGCAGTCTGCAAGAATTTCAAGTTGGAACATCGCTCCAGGATACCAGCTAACAAGCAAAATGAGAATTGTTACGCGGAATCTTTGGATGGTTTCTGGTGAGTTTCACGTCGCTTTTGGGCATCGTTGGGACCGGGGTTCATGCACTTGCAGACGGCTTTGGACGCTCCCATCACGGCCAAGGCCAAATGACGGTTTGACAGGTCGATAGTCATCCAGCGTGAAACGGGTCGGTGAAACCGAGACATGCTGACGGGAAGGGCCGATCCGTCTTGTTGCCGCCCGCAAAGTTTCGCTATTCCGAATTTTCTTCAAGACCGTTTCGTTTTGATGTCGATCGGTGGAGAGGAGACGTTGCGCCTGGAGAGTCCTGTACGTGGAGGGATGTTTCCGTCGACCACTCACGTTCCATGACGAGAGAAGTACGCATGACAACCGCGTCCAAAACCACAGCATCCGGTAATCGCTCCCATTCGTCGCGATCTCGAGAAGAGATTGCGCCGACGTTGTTGCGATTGCCTGATCTGGATCCACCAATCGAGGATCAAACACCCGAGGCGTTTGAGGCGGAGGACATCGCTGCGCCAACGTCGGCTGGCCAGATCCGAATGGATGATCCGGTGGCAGAGCCCACGGAAGCTGTGAATCCTGAAGCGGCAATCGCCTCCGACGAAGAGCCAGCTGTCGCCGCAACGGCGCATGGGACACCCGCTTTTTCGTTGCGAGAAGCCTCGGCGGACGCCGCGTTTTCTCGTCCAGTCGCCGTGCCGAATTCAGTCTCCGCGCCGAATTCAGTCACGGTGCCAAAACCAGAACCGGAAGTGATCCCGCCGGAACCAACTCGGACCGCTCGCGAACGATTGCAAGGCGTTCGGGAAGCCACGGAATCGTTTGGTACAAAAGCCTTGGCCGTCGCCGGATCACGCAATGCTCTCTTGGTGGTCTTGGGTCTGCTCGCTTGTTGGGCGATCTTTGCTCCACGCCGTCATCCCAATGCGGAACGTGATTCCGAAGCGTTGATCGCGAAGACTCCGCCAGTCGAACAAACCACCGCAAACCAGCCTGCCCTATCGCAAGCCAACGACGCCTTGGTTCAATCCGGCCGCCAGATGCCGTCAAGTTCATCTGCCAACGATGCGATGGCCGAAGCCATGGCTGCCAATCCGAAACCGAATACGGCAGTTCTTTCGAACGACAAACGAAGTGTTGATCCACAACCCGGGTTGAACGCTCCTCGAACGGAGCAATTCGCAGGCGGACCATCGGCCGCGGCTCAGTTGGGCGTGCCGACGCACTCCGCCATGCAATCGAAGTTCGGATCCAATTCATCGCCCATCGATCTGCCCGCAGGTTTCGCGGAAGGACCTTCATCGGATGCGTTGCCCGTGAAGCAAGCCAAACCCATGTTGAACGATGGTGACTTGGCTGGATTGAACGCACTGAACGATCAGAAACCCGTCACAGCATTCTTCAACCCGGATTCCGTCGACGGAACTACCGTCGGCAAACAGCCCGTCGCTGATACTGCGGCAACCGCGAACGCACCGTCAGCGGGCAACACGCCCGCTGCGACTCAGCCGCCGGTCCAAGGGTTCGCGAATGAGATGGAAGCATCCGCGGCTGAAACATCTGTTCCCGTTCCAGTGCAAACGGGAACCCCCGGTCCGATCACCAATTGGACGGACTATTTGCCGCCGTTGCCTGGAGCAGAAGAAGTGAGTGATCGCGGCGCAGCGGCGCCCGTCGATTCTGAAATGGAGTCGGACGAGTCGTTCCCAACCACACAATCGCCTCAAACACCTGACTTCCAGTTCGCTTTACCTGGCGTTGCTGCGGAGTCGACCACCGCTCCAGCATCGTCGAGTTCGCAGCAAGAACCGGAAGCTCGAGTGGCCGCACCAGCCAATTTCCCCGATTCGTATATGCGTCGTTGAGTGACAGGGAAACGAAATGAAACAATCCAACAATTTCATACAGTCGCACGCTCGCAACCGTCGTTACGTGTCGAACACCGTGGCGCAAATGCAAGCCGTCGATTCATTTGACGCCGCCACCGATTCAGCAGAAACGCCAAAGGCGGATTCGCTGAATGACCTTCAGCGTGCGGAAGTCGTCACGCGTCGGCTGGACGAGGCTGTGTTGCGATTGGATCGAGCCGCTTCGATGCGCCGA containing:
- a CDS encoding DUF998 domain-containing protein, with the protein product MNESSPTHEPDTTSSVVVDRLVLSYLDIRRAIGLSGLILPLVLGPGGWLLGIEFQENMSSYYHTPLRDVFVGTLCAIGIFLFCYCGYDRVENWTANIGAVAAIGIALFPLDYNSDPLVQKSVVGYIHSFSGVVFFLVLAFYSLYHFPRDSAREAESHLFERSLVFRSSGLTILATTFAMGAYLVLLPSDWKTWLNEYNFLFWAEWIAVWSFAAAWLAKGRIIVAEIGVEILAYSRRMVMEHGLGIKDSQ
- a CDS encoding Gfo/Idh/MocA family protein encodes the protein MDTRFELLAANQQRDRRLFLKAGAAMGMAAITRPVMADASASTSPNETIRVGVMGVNNRGAALAKGFVSNPDTDVVAICDVDSRALDRVVKQVSDTQANSPKRFVDVRKMLDEAELDAIVVAAPNHWHAPATILGCAAGKHVYVEKPCSQTAEEGELAVQAARKHNRVVQMGSQRRSWPAIQQAIELVHSGGIGKVSYSRTWYNNRRPSIGHGQSTSVPSWLNWDLWQGPAPRKEYVDNVVHYNWHWRWHWGNGELGNNGIHMLDLARWGLQVTTPNRVRAGGGKYRHEDDQQTPDTMMVTYDFPENKTATWEGLSWSPLGPHDAAVGVSFHGTEGSIVLRGNGFTRFDERNKEVETVNGEAGDATHLADFVDAIQNGRHPNADILEAHRSTLLCHLGNIAYRTGNALEIDSTTGKPVGNDEALSMWGREYEPGWKPVIG
- a CDS encoding Gfo/Idh/MocA family protein, whose protein sequence is MLGISAEAKESDVIRIGIIGLDTSHSPAFVKEFNADHNEDDPLAGFRVVAAYPYGSSQIESSASRIPAYTEQVKGMGVAIVDSIDALLEQVDCVLLETNDGTLHHEQALAVFRAGKPVYIDKPVGSNLAEVLAIYDAAEHFQVPMFSSSSLRYSNGAQSIREGAVGAVLGCSAHSPCKLEPSHVDLYWYGIHGVEILYTCMGTGCEAVSHVSTDEFELAVGRWGDGRIGTFRGIRAGSSGYGGLVYGEKAIREIGKYDGYRPLLVEIAEFFRTKTSPIQRDETIELYAFMQAAWASKRNGGQPVTIDSVMEEAQGRAREMNASLYR
- a CDS encoding DUF1559 domain-containing protein; its protein translation is MYTSSQSRRGFTLVELLVVIAIIGVLVGLLLPAVQAAREAARRMSCSNNFKQLGLAMHNYHSAYNAIPMHGVGTDVGDTSHNWWTGYTNHNYWRLSALVGLTPFMEQQALWEQISNPNSERVDGNAGAGIGVPTNPWPPMGPTPDNVQYKPWSTELPTLRCPSDPGSGLPSLGRTNYAMSMGDSFWLTMHGALRPSNPGLASSYAQESRAAGRGFFVMHGQQKFRDVLDGLSNTIAMAEVATDLADLDVRTRGKTHSGGQGAQASMRDNPRLCIEDGSPMIDPNRPQFWVDGGIESPIKGRGFRWADSQNAQSNVHTILPPNAALCVPHDSNGSSIMTASSRHQGGVHVLMGDGAVKFITSSIDAGNQNNPVVYLGGNAANRNSPGSKSPFGLWGSLGTRAAREVIDGEF
- a CDS encoding DUF1559 domain-containing protein — protein: MTRNIRRREGFTLVELLVVIAIIGVLVGLLLPAVQAAREAARRMSCSNNFKQLGLAIHNYHSAYNGNPIQGVGTDAGDGSHNWWTSYTTHNYWRLNALVGMTPFMEQQSLWEQITNPNSQRTDGNTGAGIGTPTNPWPPMGPTPQNIQYIPWTTEIPTLRCPSDPGKGLPSLGRTNYAVCVGDSFWRSMHGHLRPANPGAANNFSQHSRAANRGFFVKHLQTRFRDVLDGLSNTIAMGEIATDLGDFDNRTRAKRHPDRQPAQTAIRQNPRLCIEDGTMIDPQRPQFWTPGALEGASKGRGFRWADCQNAQSQVHTILPPNSPTCIPHDSNGPSIMTVSSRHQGGAHVLMGDGAVKFITSSIESGNQNNPVVWRNGNDANNNQPGAKSPYGLWGALGSRGAREVIDGEF